The following are encoded in a window of Haloarcula laminariae genomic DNA:
- the mvaD gene encoding phosphomevalonate decarboxylase MvaD yields the protein MKATAKAHPIQGLVKYHGMRDEERRMPYHDSISVSTAPSRTKTTVEFDPALDADRYVIDGETVEGRGAERIDSVVDHVRDLAGIDHHVRFESTNDFPTNIGFGSSSSGFAAAAMALVEAADLDMTHPEISTVARRGSASAARAVTGAFSHLKTGVNDRDCRSERIETDLEDDLRVVAGMVPSYKETEAAHKEAADSHMFQARKAHIQRQISDMRDALYDADFGRAFELAEHDSLSLAATTMTGPAGWVYWQPRTIEIFNTVRELRTEEGIPVYFSVDTGASTYVNTTEEHVDRVEAAVADCGVDTRVWQVGGPAEVLDEADALF from the coding sequence ATGAAAGCGACCGCGAAGGCACACCCCATTCAGGGGCTGGTGAAGTACCACGGGATGCGCGACGAGGAGCGGCGGATGCCGTACCACGACAGCATCTCGGTCAGCACGGCGCCGAGCCGGACGAAGACCACCGTCGAGTTCGACCCCGCCCTCGACGCCGACCGCTACGTCATCGACGGCGAGACAGTCGAGGGGCGGGGCGCCGAGCGCATCGACTCGGTCGTCGACCACGTCCGCGACCTGGCCGGTATCGACCACCACGTTCGGTTCGAGTCGACCAACGACTTCCCGACGAACATCGGCTTTGGCTCCTCCTCGTCGGGCTTCGCCGCGGCGGCGATGGCGCTGGTCGAAGCGGCCGACCTCGACATGACTCACCCCGAGATATCGACGGTCGCGCGCCGGGGCTCCGCGTCCGCCGCCCGCGCGGTGACGGGCGCGTTCTCGCACCTCAAGACCGGCGTCAACGACCGTGACTGTCGCAGCGAACGCATCGAGACCGACCTCGAAGACGACCTGCGCGTCGTCGCCGGGATGGTCCCCTCCTACAAGGAGACCGAGGCCGCCCACAAGGAGGCCGCCGACAGCCACATGTTCCAGGCGCGCAAGGCCCACATCCAGCGCCAGATATCGGACATGCGCGACGCGCTCTACGACGCCGACTTCGGCCGCGCGTTCGAACTGGCCGAACACGACTCGCTCTCGCTGGCCGCGACGACGATGACCGGCCCCGCCGGCTGGGTGTACTGGCAGCCCCGCACCATCGAGATCTTCAACACCGTCCGGGAGCTTCGCACCGAGGAGGGGATTCCGGTGTACTTCTCGGTCGACACCGGCGCCAGCACCTACGTCAACACCACCGAGGAGCACGTCGACCGCGTCGAGGCCGCCGTCGCAGACTGCGGCGTCGACACGCGGGTCTGGCAGGTCGGCGGGCCCGCGGAGGTGCTGGACGAAGCCGACGCGCTGTTCTGA
- a CDS encoding universal stress protein, with translation MTHAEANLQEFLERSEGPDSPPRVLYPIFSSHDRFTFEIALNIAEGVDGELLVLDLLTDDTARSEEFTLIGRKLLQTHLDENHTVDAHLVAEETNSPLKTAISVVQQRNIQLVVLDEHTPDLLGEGLRGDAADQMRKQASCDVVSVTDSRTRSGISSVLVPLAEGKHSGLGVVVGGALAAGADAPVDLFHVSEEKDDAEVSRVSELFAAARERLPETIDLNTWHLEAADVAEAIVNESAHYDVTVIGKPTKNSLREFVTGSITTSVAEESENSVLTVQRNGGAGFSFERN, from the coding sequence ATGACTCATGCTGAAGCTAATCTCCAGGAGTTCCTTGAGAGATCTGAGGGCCCTGATTCCCCACCACGCGTTCTCTATCCGATTTTCAGCAGTCACGATAGGTTCACGTTCGAGATAGCGCTAAACATCGCCGAGGGAGTAGATGGGGAACTCCTCGTATTGGATTTGCTCACAGATGACACCGCCCGGTCCGAGGAGTTCACCCTTATCGGTCGGAAGTTACTGCAGACTCATCTGGACGAGAACCACACTGTTGATGCGCATTTGGTCGCTGAAGAAACGAACAGCCCACTCAAGACAGCGATTTCCGTCGTACAGCAGCGGAATATCCAGCTTGTCGTTCTCGATGAACACACGCCCGACCTACTGGGTGAAGGACTTCGAGGCGACGCGGCCGATCAGATGCGGAAACAAGCGTCGTGTGATGTGGTCTCGGTCACGGACTCACGAACCCGCTCAGGGATTTCATCCGTCCTCGTACCGCTTGCCGAAGGAAAACATTCCGGTCTAGGCGTCGTCGTCGGCGGCGCTCTCGCGGCGGGCGCGGACGCACCTGTCGACCTCTTTCACGTGTCCGAAGAAAAAGACGATGCTGAGGTTTCACGGGTTTCAGAACTGTTCGCAGCTGCCAGGGAGCGACTCCCGGAAACTATCGACCTAAACACGTGGCATCTCGAAGCGGCCGATGTGGCCGAGGCGATCGTCAACGAATCTGCGCATTACGACGTGACTGTAATTGGCAAACCGACGAAAAACAGTCTCCGAGAGTTTGTGACGGGCTCAATCACTACCTCTGTCGCTGAGGAATCCGAAAACTCGGTGCTAACAGTTCAGCGTAACGGCGGAGCGGGCTTCAGTTTCGAGCGAAACTAG
- a CDS encoding universal stress protein, with product MLVPVASPEDAKATVRAVRPYVESSGGTMTVVNVIEKAGGAPDKASVEQREDYAHEMFGIVRRELGDSNLTLATEIRYGTDVAETIIETAHDIDATAVVFTPRGSSRWVRLLTGDVALSLVSDSDVPVITLPETKDDD from the coding sequence GTGCTCGTTCCTGTGGCCTCACCGGAGGACGCAAAGGCAACGGTTCGGGCTGTTCGTCCGTATGTTGAGTCTTCCGGGGGTACGATGACCGTGGTCAACGTCATCGAGAAGGCCGGCGGTGCACCTGATAAGGCATCGGTCGAACAGCGTGAGGACTACGCGCACGAGATGTTCGGTATCGTTCGGAGAGAGTTGGGGGACTCGAATCTCACGCTCGCCACCGAGATTCGCTATGGAACCGATGTCGCGGAGACGATTATCGAGACAGCTCACGACATCGACGCGACCGCGGTCGTCTTCACACCACGAGGCAGCAGCCGATGGGTCCGCCTGCTGACCGGTGATGTCGCGCTCTCACTGGTTTCGGACAGCGATGTCCCCGTAATCACACTTCCTGAAACCAAAGACGATGACTGA
- a CDS encoding amino acid permease gives MTEQELARDLGFLEAYTIGLGTMIGAGIFVLPSIAAEQAGPASMVSFFFGGLVSLLAAISLSELATGMPKAGGSYYYVNRALGPFFGSIVGWGMWAGLTFASAFYMIGFGQYLLPGLGQYVGFLAGWGEIGITVAALVMAALLTGVNYYGVKETGALQNVIVLTLVGLIIAFLGIGIVDGPTIQEFNPNGWPAVAATIGTVYVTFIGFEVIATSAEEIKNPSRNLPLAMIAAVVTPTLMYVGVMFVSTGTLSIEVLANSQIPVADVATEFMGSIGALAMIVGAVLATVSSANASILSAARVNFAMGRDQILVNWLNEVHDRFRTPYRAISATGIITLVLIAIGVGIGTLAEVASFMYLVTYALVHVAVIVLRRANPDAYDPSFRIPGVLYPVVPVLGFVACLAILLQMNTVVQAIGAVITVFGVVWYFAYARDRALSQSLLGEAIAPEPTTAADGQGSYRVVVPVANPETERDLLRMAAASAYADDSETAEVVAVNIIEVPQQTSLEQDLTFEEARVQRQQELLDAARDIADDLDVGLRTRAIVGRDAGSAILDVIEEENADHVLLGWQGKRSRREHVLGSTIDPVIGHAPCDATLVKLGPAKERANDMMVLAGEGPHAPVAARRAAELADAAGDTATVTLLNVQEPGEDEDGLTPQERGQAVIDDLVDRAGISEDDYESRIAVGEDIEATILAAASEYDTICVGATRSGTVSQAVFGSLPETIGEQTDRTVVMARGPETSPMSVRDAIVRRLES, from the coding sequence ATGACTGAACAAGAACTCGCACGCGACCTCGGTTTTCTCGAGGCGTACACGATCGGCCTTGGAACAATGATCGGTGCCGGTATATTCGTCTTGCCGAGCATCGCCGCCGAACAAGCGGGTCCTGCGAGCATGGTGTCGTTCTTTTTCGGCGGATTGGTGTCTCTGCTCGCGGCGATTTCGCTCTCGGAACTGGCCACCGGAATGCCGAAAGCCGGCGGTAGCTACTACTACGTCAACCGGGCGCTTGGCCCCTTCTTCGGGAGTATCGTCGGGTGGGGGATGTGGGCCGGGCTGACCTTTGCGAGTGCCTTCTACATGATCGGATTCGGACAGTACCTGCTCCCCGGGCTCGGACAGTACGTCGGCTTCCTCGCCGGTTGGGGAGAAATTGGCATCACCGTCGCGGCACTCGTCATGGCGGCGCTGCTGACCGGCGTGAACTACTACGGCGTCAAGGAGACCGGGGCGCTCCAGAACGTCATCGTCCTCACGCTGGTCGGACTTATCATCGCGTTCCTCGGCATCGGCATCGTCGATGGCCCCACCATTCAGGAGTTCAATCCCAACGGGTGGCCGGCCGTCGCAGCCACCATCGGCACCGTCTACGTGACGTTCATCGGCTTCGAGGTGATTGCCACCAGTGCCGAGGAAATCAAGAACCCGAGCCGAAACCTCCCGCTGGCCATGATAGCGGCTGTCGTGACGCCGACGCTGATGTACGTCGGCGTGATGTTCGTCTCGACCGGGACGCTCTCCATCGAAGTGCTTGCGAACTCACAGATTCCGGTCGCGGACGTGGCGACCGAATTCATGGGTTCAATCGGTGCACTGGCGATGATCGTCGGGGCTGTGCTGGCGACAGTGTCGAGTGCCAACGCGAGTATCCTCTCGGCGGCTCGCGTGAACTTCGCTATGGGTCGTGACCAGATTCTCGTGAACTGGCTCAACGAGGTCCACGACCGGTTCCGGACGCCCTACCGGGCGATATCCGCGACGGGCATCATCACGCTGGTGCTCATCGCCATCGGAGTCGGCATCGGGACACTCGCCGAAGTGGCGAGTTTCATGTACCTGGTCACCTACGCACTCGTCCACGTCGCCGTCATCGTCCTGCGACGCGCGAACCCGGACGCCTACGACCCCTCGTTCCGGATTCCCGGCGTTCTGTATCCGGTCGTCCCGGTGCTCGGATTCGTGGCCTGTCTCGCGATTCTGCTCCAGATGAACACCGTAGTGCAGGCTATCGGTGCCGTCATCACCGTCTTCGGTGTTGTCTGGTACTTCGCGTACGCACGTGACCGGGCGCTCAGCCAGAGTCTTCTCGGTGAAGCGATTGCACCGGAACCGACGACAGCCGCGGACGGGCAGGGCAGCTACCGCGTCGTCGTCCCAGTGGCGAACCCCGAGACAGAACGGGACCTCCTCCGGATGGCAGCAGCCAGTGCATACGCAGACGACAGCGAGACCGCCGAGGTCGTCGCTGTGAACATCATCGAGGTCCCACAGCAGACTTCACTGGAACAAGACCTCACGTTCGAGGAAGCGCGCGTTCAACGGCAGCAGGAACTGCTTGACGCCGCCCGAGATATAGCCGATGACCTCGATGTCGGGTTGCGAACGCGTGCAATCGTCGGTCGGGACGCCGGGTCTGCGATTCTGGATGTCATCGAGGAGGAAAACGCAGACCACGTCCTTCTCGGCTGGCAAGGCAAACGGAGCCGCCGTGAACACGTCCTGGGCTCCACAATCGACCCTGTCATCGGCCACGCCCCGTGCGATGCGACGCTGGTGAAACTCGGGCCCGCCAAGGAACGCGCAAACGACATGATGGTCCTCGCAGGGGAGGGGCCACACGCTCCCGTCGCCGCCCGCCGTGCGGCGGAACTCGCCGATGCGGCCGGCGACACGGCGACGGTCACACTACTCAACGTCCAGGAGCCGGGCGAGGACGAAGACGGACTCACGCCACAGGAACGCGGGCAAGCCGTCATCGACGACCTCGTCGACAGAGCCGGAATCTCGGAGGACGATTACGAGAGCCGTATTGCGGTCGGTGAGGATATCGAAGCGACGATTCTCGCGGCCGCATCGGAGTACGATACCATCTGCGTGGGCGCCACACGCTCCGGGACAGTCTCACAGGCCGTGTTCGGGTCGCTGCCCGAGACGATCGGCGAACAGACTGACCGGACCGTAGTCATGGCCCGCGGACCCGAGACCTCTCCAATGTCGGTTCGTGACGCCATCGTTCGAAGACTGGAATCGTAG
- a CDS encoding Lrp/AsnC family transcriptional regulator: MGRRLDEVDKRIIHALEQDARNISAPMIADEMDVSPGTIRNRINQLEDAGIINGYHAEIDFERCEGRMTNLFICNTAASERENLARKALTVPGVVNVRELRTGRGNLQVKAVGEEMSDLTRIAHQLSKLGLEIEDEDLIQEEYFTPYEPFGPDGTTKQGAMTDMVSLSGGAEVIDVTVSSDAPIVGMTLRKANEKSLLGEEVLIIAIEREDEMITPKGDTQIRAGDLISVFARDGVPEETLESFGETNRPATLS, from the coding sequence ATGGGTCGGCGTCTCGACGAAGTCGACAAGCGCATCATTCACGCGCTAGAGCAGGATGCACGGAATATCTCGGCTCCGATGATCGCCGACGAGATGGATGTCTCCCCGGGGACGATTCGTAACCGCATCAACCAACTCGAAGATGCAGGTATCATCAACGGGTATCACGCCGAAATCGATTTTGAACGGTGTGAGGGCCGGATGACCAACTTATTCATTTGCAACACAGCCGCAAGCGAACGTGAGAACCTCGCCAGGAAGGCACTGACCGTTCCCGGTGTTGTCAACGTCCGCGAGCTCCGAACAGGCCGTGGGAACCTCCAGGTCAAGGCCGTCGGTGAGGAGATGAGCGACCTCACTCGGATTGCCCACCAGCTCAGCAAACTCGGCCTGGAAATCGAGGATGAAGACCTGATTCAGGAGGAGTATTTCACTCCGTACGAACCGTTCGGGCCGGACGGAACGACGAAACAGGGCGCAATGACCGACATGGTATCACTCTCCGGCGGTGCCGAAGTCATTGATGTGACGGTCAGTTCGGACGCACCGATCGTCGGTATGACACTCCGTAAAGCAAACGAGAAATCGTTGCTCGGTGAGGAGGTACTTATTATCGCCATTGAGCGGGAAGATGAGATGATAACGCCGAAAGGGGATACACAAATCCGCGCCGGAGACCTCATCTCCGTGTTCGCTCGGGACGGCGTCCCCGAAGAGACACTGGAATCGTTCGGCGAGACAAATCGCCCGGCGACGCTCTCTTAG
- a CDS encoding sensor histidine kinase, producing the protein MCAFREAVESAGHAIYWTDRSGEIEYVNDAFETQTGYTAEEAVGNNASILQSGVHGARFYKRLWDTILGGNVWEGQLTNERKNGERYVVKQTISPVTDTDGDIVRFVAVNQDISDLREVQEDLQQECDRFASLLNAVPVPLVITAFDDAELAVERTNQAFKDTFGYTDRQLETSPLDELIVEDPESGQARRINERVKRGERVREEVTRRTAAGEQRTFLLTATPLGSEPHEESLATYLDITDRKQAQEELERRTQELEDFANVVSHDLRNPLNIASGHVDLLATEHESPHIETIRNAHERMQELIENILMLARQGKAIDETEPVELASCLEDSWAMVETADATLDVRTTRTVSADESRLRQLFGNLVRNAVEHGSTSPDSQARQDGGEVTITVGDLDDGFYVADDGPGIPAGEREQVFEAGHTSTESGTGFGLSIVAEIVEAHGWEIAITDSESGGARFEITGVADPT; encoded by the coding sequence TTGTGCGCCTTTCGGGAAGCCGTCGAGAGCGCCGGCCACGCGATATACTGGACTGACAGGTCGGGCGAAATCGAATACGTCAACGACGCGTTCGAAACCCAGACGGGATACACCGCCGAGGAGGCGGTCGGAAACAACGCCAGCATTCTCCAGTCAGGTGTCCACGGCGCCCGGTTCTACAAGCGGCTCTGGGACACCATTCTCGGCGGCAACGTCTGGGAAGGCCAGCTCACGAACGAGCGAAAGAACGGCGAGCGGTACGTCGTCAAACAGACCATCTCCCCGGTCACGGACACGGACGGCGATATCGTCCGGTTCGTCGCCGTCAACCAGGACATCAGCGACCTCCGGGAGGTGCAAGAGGACCTCCAGCAGGAGTGTGACCGGTTCGCCAGCCTCCTGAACGCCGTCCCCGTTCCGCTCGTTATCACCGCCTTCGACGACGCTGAGTTAGCGGTAGAACGGACGAACCAGGCGTTCAAGGACACGTTCGGCTACACCGACCGCCAGCTCGAAACGTCGCCGCTCGACGAACTCATCGTCGAGGACCCGGAGTCGGGACAGGCACGCAGGATAAACGAACGGGTCAAACGCGGTGAGCGGGTCCGGGAGGAAGTCACGCGCCGGACCGCGGCCGGCGAGCAGCGGACGTTCCTGCTCACCGCGACCCCGCTCGGCAGCGAGCCCCACGAGGAGTCCCTGGCGACGTACCTGGACATCACCGACCGAAAACAGGCACAGGAGGAGCTCGAACGGCGGACCCAGGAGCTCGAAGACTTCGCGAACGTCGTGAGTCACGACCTCCGCAACCCGCTCAACATCGCGAGCGGGCACGTCGACTTACTCGCGACCGAACACGAGAGCCCGCACATCGAGACGATTCGGAACGCCCACGAGCGCATGCAGGAGCTCATCGAGAACATCCTGATGCTCGCACGGCAGGGGAAAGCCATCGACGAGACGGAGCCCGTCGAGCTTGCGTCCTGTCTCGAGGACAGCTGGGCGATGGTCGAAACCGCCGACGCGACGCTCGACGTGCGGACGACGCGTACCGTCTCCGCGGACGAAAGCCGCCTCCGGCAGCTCTTCGGAAACCTCGTCCGGAACGCCGTGGAACACGGGTCCACGAGCCCCGACTCACAGGCTCGTCAGGACGGCGGCGAGGTGACGATTACGGTCGGCGACCTCGACGACGGGTTCTACGTCGCCGACGACGGGCCCGGAATCCCGGCTGGCGAACGCGAGCAGGTGTTCGAGGCCGGGCATACGAGCACCGAGAGCGGCACCGGGTTCGGCCTCTCTATCGTGGCGGAAATCGTCGAGGCACACGGCTGGGAGATAGCTATCACCGACAGCGAGTCGGGCGGGGCCCGCTTCGAAATCACCGGGGTCGCGGACCCGACCTAA
- a CDS encoding NAD(P)/FAD-dependent oxidoreductase translates to MLVAVFGAGYAGLTLARTLERTLPADAELVVVDESTDHLVQHELHRVVRRPSLADEITVSLADALGCEVRQATVTDIDADAGEATLEPPTGSEETLSYDVGAVCLGARTAFYGLDGVREHATPLKRLADAREIRRDFLDLTDGDRAVVGGAGLSGVQVAGELAALADERGVDAEVCLLEQAAEVAPAFPDSFQRAVHDALVGAGVTVRTGTAVERADAESLSLADGETLDYDQFVWTGGITGSPALDDDRPVVRADLRLGEATFAVGDAARVVDSDGAAVPASASAAIREASVAADNIAALVEHRREGSGGFEPRLARYRFDVPGWLVSVGDDAVAKVGPTVLTGRPALALKTTVGAGYLGSVGAIREATDLVREELGIDAGDVEAAPDDIVDVSGTE, encoded by the coding sequence ATGTTAGTCGCCGTCTTCGGTGCCGGCTACGCCGGTCTGACGCTCGCGCGAACGCTCGAACGGACCCTCCCCGCCGACGCCGAACTCGTGGTCGTCGACGAGTCGACTGACCACCTCGTTCAGCACGAACTCCACCGGGTCGTCCGCCGGCCGTCGCTGGCCGACGAAATCACCGTCTCGCTCGCGGACGCGCTCGGCTGCGAGGTCAGGCAGGCGACGGTGACCGATATCGACGCCGACGCCGGGGAGGCGACGCTCGAACCGCCCACCGGGAGCGAGGAGACGCTCTCCTACGACGTGGGTGCGGTGTGTCTCGGCGCCCGGACGGCCTTCTACGGGCTGGACGGGGTCCGAGAGCACGCGACGCCGCTGAAGCGACTCGCCGACGCCCGCGAGATACGCCGTGACTTCCTGGACCTGACCGACGGCGACCGCGCGGTCGTCGGCGGTGCGGGCCTCTCGGGGGTACAGGTCGCGGGCGAACTGGCCGCGCTGGCCGACGAGAGGGGCGTCGACGCCGAGGTCTGCCTGCTCGAACAGGCCGCCGAGGTCGCCCCGGCGTTCCCCGACTCGTTCCAGCGAGCCGTCCACGACGCCCTGGTCGGGGCCGGCGTCACTGTCCGAACCGGGACCGCCGTCGAGCGGGCCGACGCCGAGAGCCTCTCCCTCGCCGACGGTGAGACCCTCGACTACGACCAGTTCGTCTGGACCGGCGGCATCACGGGGTCGCCGGCGCTCGACGACGACCGGCCGGTCGTCCGTGCGGACCTCCGCCTGGGCGAGGCCACGTTCGCGGTCGGCGACGCGGCCCGCGTCGTCGACAGCGACGGCGCGGCCGTCCCGGCCAGCGCGTCGGCGGCCATCCGGGAGGCGAGCGTCGCCGCCGACAACATCGCGGCCCTCGTGGAACACCGCCGCGAGGGAAGCGGCGGGTTCGAGCCGCGGCTCGCGCGCTACCGGTTCGACGTGCCCGGCTGGCTGGTCTCGGTCGGCGACGACGCCGTGGCGAAGGTCGGGCCCACCGTGTTGACCGGTCGCCCGGCGCTGGCGCTGAAGACGACCGTCGGCGCGGGCTACCTGGGGAGTGTCGGCGCGATTCGGGAGGCGACCGACCTCGTCAGGGAGGAACTGGGTATCGACGCCGGAGATGTCGAGGCGGCGCCCGACGACATCGTCGACGTCTCCGGGACGGAGTAA
- a CDS encoding PGF-CTERM-anchored ABC transporter substrate-binding protein, which produces MRRPALLAVGLLVLASLATPAAASAQVSGQNCAFPVTLTDATGTEITLDERPDRVVTTNPSAAQTMWEIGGRDQVVGLSQYATYLEGAESRTNVSASFGVSAERVAGTNPDLVLAPNASASDVDALRNAGLKVYHLREAKTIADIAEKTTTIGRLTGNCEGAAETNTWMNANVDAVRSLTADIEDRPKVLYSLGGGYVAGGDTFIDTLFDVVGADNVAARDHSGYPQLSDEVVLQLNPEVLVVTERTAGLASEEPFASTRAGQTNTTVRVNVRDLNQPAPRSVVYVTRNLTRQLYFGPDAAVSATGTATPTGTTAGDGPGFTAVGALVAAVAAALLARRGQ; this is translated from the coding sequence ATGCGACGACCCGCGCTACTCGCCGTCGGACTCCTCGTGCTCGCCTCGCTTGCGACCCCGGCGGCCGCGAGCGCCCAGGTGTCCGGCCAGAACTGTGCGTTCCCGGTGACGCTGACCGACGCGACCGGGACCGAGATAACGCTCGACGAGCGGCCCGACCGAGTGGTGACGACGAACCCCTCGGCCGCCCAGACGATGTGGGAGATCGGCGGCCGCGACCAGGTCGTCGGGCTCAGCCAGTACGCCACCTACCTGGAGGGCGCCGAGAGCCGGACGAACGTCTCGGCCAGCTTCGGCGTCAGCGCCGAGCGGGTGGCCGGGACGAACCCGGACCTCGTCCTCGCGCCGAACGCGAGCGCGAGCGACGTGGACGCCCTCCGCAACGCGGGCCTGAAAGTGTACCACCTGCGTGAGGCCAAGACGATAGCCGACATCGCCGAGAAGACGACGACTATCGGCCGACTGACGGGCAACTGCGAGGGCGCGGCCGAGACGAACACCTGGATGAACGCGAACGTCGACGCCGTCCGGAGCCTCACCGCCGACATCGAGGACCGGCCGAAAGTGCTGTACTCGCTGGGCGGGGGGTACGTCGCCGGGGGCGATACCTTCATCGACACGCTGTTCGACGTCGTAGGCGCCGACAACGTCGCGGCGCGGGACCACTCGGGATACCCGCAACTGAGCGACGAGGTCGTCCTGCAGTTGAATCCGGAAGTGCTCGTCGTCACCGAGCGCACGGCCGGCCTCGCGAGCGAGGAGCCCTTCGCGAGCACGCGGGCGGGGCAGACGAACACGACGGTCCGCGTCAACGTCCGTGACCTCAACCAGCCGGCCCCGCGCAGCGTCGTCTACGTGACCCGCAATCTGACCCGACAGCTCTACTTCGGTCCGGACGCGGCGGTCAGCGCGACCGGCACCGCCACACCGACCGGGACGACGGCGGGCGACGGCCCCGGCTTCACCGCCGTCGGTGCCCTCGTCGCGGCCGTCGCCGCCGCGTTACTCGCACGCAGAGGGCAGTGA
- the btuC gene encoding vitamin B12 ABC transporter permease BtuC encodes MRTPGRTAAWSLALAGLLLAVVTVSAAVGPVYVPPGDVARILLDAAAVPTGVEFSGGAADVTTAPVFGFEVSPLQEQIVMQIRLPRILLAAVVGFSLAAAGTIMQGIFRNPMADPSIIGVSSGAAVGAVGFIVVGGALPFGLGLRGAAFAGALVAAFGVYLIATENGRTPVATLLLAGVAVQTFLGAVVSFLLLNAGESVRQALFWLMGHLKGASWPEVWSSLPLVVVPFALLLLYARDLNVMLLGEEDAGSLGIEVERTKRILLALSALATAAGVAVAGIIGFVGLIVPHVMRLLVGPDHRILLPTSALAGASFLVATDTLARSGSAEIPVGIVTAALGAPFFLYLLRQREVHEL; translated from the coding sequence GTGCGAACCCCCGGACGGACGGCCGCGTGGTCGCTGGCGCTTGCGGGGCTGCTCCTCGCCGTCGTCACGGTGAGCGCCGCCGTCGGCCCGGTGTACGTCCCGCCGGGCGACGTTGCGAGGATACTGCTCGACGCCGCCGCGGTGCCGACCGGGGTCGAGTTCTCCGGCGGGGCTGCCGACGTGACGACCGCGCCGGTCTTCGGGTTCGAGGTTTCACCGCTGCAGGAACAGATAGTGATGCAAATCCGGCTCCCGCGAATCCTGCTCGCCGCCGTCGTCGGCTTCTCGCTGGCCGCGGCCGGCACTATCATGCAGGGCATCTTCCGCAATCCGATGGCCGACCCCTCCATCATCGGCGTTTCCTCGGGCGCGGCCGTCGGCGCCGTCGGCTTCATCGTCGTCGGTGGGGCGCTCCCGTTCGGGCTGGGGCTGCGCGGGGCCGCCTTCGCCGGGGCGCTCGTCGCCGCCTTCGGCGTCTACCTCATCGCGACGGAGAACGGCCGGACGCCCGTCGCGACGCTCCTGCTCGCCGGCGTCGCCGTCCAGACGTTCCTCGGGGCAGTCGTCTCCTTTCTCCTGCTCAACGCCGGCGAGAGCGTCCGGCAGGCGCTGTTCTGGCTGATGGGCCACCTCAAGGGGGCGTCCTGGCCCGAGGTGTGGTCGAGCCTCCCCCTCGTCGTCGTCCCGTTCGCGCTGCTGTTGCTGTACGCCCGGGACCTGAACGTCATGCTGCTGGGCGAGGAAGACGCCGGCAGCCTGGGAATCGAGGTCGAGCGGACCAAGCGGATACTGCTCGCCCTGTCGGCGCTGGCGACGGCGGCCGGCGTCGCCGTCGCGGGCATCATCGGCTTCGTCGGCCTCATCGTCCCTCACGTGATGCGGCTGCTCGTGGGGCCGGACCACCGTATCTTGCTCCCCACGTCGGCACTCGCGGGAGCCTCGTTCCTCGTCGCGACGGACACGCTGGCCCGCTCGGGCAGCGCCGAGATACCGGTCGGCATCGTCACCGCGGCGCTGGGCGCGCCCTTCTTCCTCTACTTGCTGCGCCAGCGGGAGGTCCACGAGCTATGA